The following are encoded in a window of Flavobacterium psychrotrophum genomic DNA:
- a CDS encoding PQQ-dependent sugar dehydrogenase — protein sequence MKKLFLLPLFASVAIAISYGFKPSPIYTVSTPLVLHTIAGPAENYAKYCSGCHGEKMDAFTDRDWKHGNNLNDLMVSIKKGWADEGMPAFEKTFKDDEIKDLAQYILTGIKKTQAYNFDSEPVSSTFTSEKLTVKLDTIATGFDIVWGMGFLPEGDLLATERGGKLYRIKNKKKQEITGVPEVLAEGQGGLLDVAISPSFKTNKLVYFSYSKPKKEGSKTLATTAVMCATLEGNALKNQKIIFEALPYAPTRHHYGSRLVFDGKGHLYISVGERGNENQNPQTIENNQLGKIHRINEDGSIPVDNPFKDKAGKPTTLYCYGNRNPQSLAFNPWTNELWETEHGPRGGDEINIIKPANNYGWPLTSYGINYNGETITDKTQAPGITDPLLYWIPSIAPSGMAFVTSDIYKPWKGALLVGSLRFKYLNLCYLDGNKVVKEEKLLKNIGRVRDVRQGPDGYIYVSVEKPAGAIYRLLPI from the coding sequence ATGAAAAAACTTTTCTTACTACCTCTGTTTGCATCGGTAGCTATTGCTATAAGTTACGGATTTAAACCCTCTCCCATTTACACCGTCTCAACTCCATTAGTACTGCACACCATTGCCGGCCCGGCCGAAAACTATGCCAAATACTGTTCTGGCTGCCATGGCGAAAAAATGGACGCTTTTACAGACAGGGACTGGAAACACGGCAACAACTTAAACGACCTTATGGTAAGTATCAAAAAGGGCTGGGCAGATGAAGGCATGCCTGCTTTTGAAAAAACATTTAAAGACGACGAGATAAAAGACCTGGCGCAATATATACTTACGGGTATTAAAAAAACGCAAGCCTATAACTTTGACAGCGAACCGGTAAGCAGCACGTTTACAAGTGAGAAACTTACTGTAAAACTCGACACTATTGCCACAGGTTTTGACATTGTATGGGGTATGGGATTTTTACCGGAGGGCGACCTGCTTGCAACCGAACGCGGAGGAAAACTATATCGCATAAAAAATAAAAAGAAACAGGAAATAACCGGAGTTCCTGAGGTACTGGCCGAAGGACAGGGTGGCCTGCTTGATGTTGCGATAAGCCCGAGTTTTAAGACCAATAAACTGGTTTATTTCTCTTACTCAAAACCTAAAAAAGAGGGCAGCAAAACACTGGCTACCACAGCCGTTATGTGCGCCACACTTGAAGGCAATGCACTTAAGAACCAAAAGATTATTTTTGAAGCCCTGCCCTACGCCCCTACCCGCCACCATTATGGCAGCAGGTTAGTTTTTGATGGCAAAGGGCATTTGTACATTTCTGTAGGAGAGCGCGGTAACGAAAATCAAAATCCCCAAACTATAGAAAATAACCAGCTTGGCAAAATACACCGTATAAATGAGGATGGCTCTATACCTGTAGATAACCCGTTTAAGGACAAAGCGGGAAAACCAACGACACTGTACTGCTATGGTAACCGTAATCCGCAAAGCCTTGCATTTAACCCCTGGACGAATGAGCTGTGGGAAACCGAACACGGGCCACGAGGTGGCGATGAGATAAATATCATAAAACCGGCTAACAATTATGGCTGGCCACTTACCTCTTACGGTATTAACTATAACGGAGAAACCATTACAGATAAGACACAGGCTCCGGGCATTACAGATCCGTTATTGTACTGGATACCGTCTATAGCCCCATCGGGTATGGCATTTGTAACCAGCGATATTTATAAACCGTGGAAAGGCGCACTCCTGGTAGGCTCGCTACGTTTTAAGTATCTAAACCTGTGCTACCTTGACGGTAATAAAGTGGTTAAAGAAGAAAAACTGCTTAAAAACATAGGCCGTGTGCGCGATGTGCGCCAAGGGCCGGACGGTTATATTTATGTATCTGTAGAAAAACCTGCGGGTGCTATTTACAGGCTACTTCCAATATAG
- a CDS encoding winged helix-turn-helix domain-containing protein, which translates to MKNILQHINKAFDHRIRLGIMSILMVNEYADFTTLKELLGVTDGNLASHAKALEAEQYIMVEKQFIGKKPNTRYMATKEGRKAFKDHIDALEKLISKS; encoded by the coding sequence TTGAAAAACATATTACAGCATATAAATAAAGCGTTTGACCATCGCATACGGTTAGGTATAATGAGTATCCTGATGGTTAATGAGTATGCCGATTTTACAACCCTTAAAGAGTTGCTTGGCGTAACAGATGGTAACCTGGCCAGCCATGCAAAGGCCCTTGAAGCAGAGCAATATATAATGGTAGAGAAACAATTTATAGGTAAAAAACCAAATACGCGCTATATGGCAACTAAAGAAGGCCGCAAGGCGTTTAAAGACCATATTGATGCCCTTGAAAAATTGATCTCTAAAAGTTAG
- a CDS encoding DUF1361 domain-containing protein, which translates to MNTILKTNLSREIRQHFQLFALAAFSVGLLLIRAKMTQSIYFFFLIWNLFLAYTPLAVSSVIIRYKILRYNWYYSYPILFCWLLLLPNAPYLITDFIHLRAATPVPVWFDVLILASFTLTGLLFGLASMQNIYRLLAIKFGSGYANLTLLIVSILSAFGIYLGRFMRYNSWDILHKPISLITDIIQSLFSEDTWKPAWGITIGFGLLQYLLFDLYSSMKR; encoded by the coding sequence ATGAACACTATTTTAAAAACCAACCTGTCCCGCGAAATAAGGCAGCACTTTCAGTTGTTTGCCCTAGCTGCCTTTAGCGTGGGATTGTTACTGATACGTGCAAAAATGACCCAGAGCATCTACTTCTTTTTCCTGATCTGGAATTTGTTTCTTGCTTATACGCCATTGGCGGTAAGTTCAGTAATTATCAGGTACAAAATACTTCGCTATAACTGGTATTACTCCTACCCTATCCTGTTTTGCTGGCTGTTGTTACTGCCCAACGCTCCCTACCTGATTACAGATTTTATACATCTTAGAGCCGCCACACCTGTACCCGTATGGTTTGATGTATTAATACTTGCATCGTTTACACTAACAGGGTTGCTCTTTGGGCTGGCTTCTATGCAAAATATCTACCGGTTATTGGCTATAAAATTCGGGAGTGGGTATGCAAACCTCACACTGCTTATAGTCAGCATTCTCAGTGCTTTTGGTATCTATTTAGGTAGGTTTATGCGCTACAACAGTTGGGATATACTCCATAAGCCAATATCCCTCATTACTGATATTATACAGAGCCTATTTAGTGAAGATACCTGGAAACCGGCATGGGGCATAACCATAGGATTTGGTTTATTACAGTACCTGCTATTTGATTTATATAGTTCGATGAAAAGATGA
- the creD gene encoding cell envelope integrity protein CreD translates to METFNKQPQPAHYPEHQNNNSFMQSTTVRVIMVGVLTLVLLLPLQYVKSLIWERQELQQNVSAEIAGQWGGNVFVYGPILKVPYQIITETETIDKATKVVTISKQASITYAYFFPDALNVDANVTTETKKRNNYETTVFSSKMKLSGNYPTPDFSKAKIPTENILWDEARIIMNAGSLKSIKGAVNITFNGKTYDFEPVIKESNQNGNSTSWLETSPVNLAGLTGKPTSYKMDINYDGSEKISIVPIGKITEATIKSNWADPKFDGNFLPYTKTITDDSFAASWKVSHLNRAFVQQYFGSLPDLGQFTFDTNFIILNDEYQQNERAAKYGFLVIGLTFLVFFLIQMMSKISIHIFQYGMVGLALIMFYTLLIAITEHSSFTLAYLLSGSAVIIMIGLYSVSILRNKKFPIFITTALTALYTFIYVIIQLEDYALLAGSLGLFAILGAVMYFSRKIDWENTASANQ, encoded by the coding sequence ATGGAAACATTTAATAAACAACCGCAGCCAGCACATTATCCCGAGCATCAAAACAACAATAGTTTTATGCAAAGTACCACCGTTCGGGTTATTATGGTGGGGGTGCTAACGCTTGTGCTGCTGCTCCCTTTACAATATGTAAAAAGCCTGATTTGGGAACGACAGGAATTACAACAAAACGTATCTGCCGAGATAGCTGGCCAATGGGGTGGTAATGTATTTGTGTATGGGCCAATACTAAAAGTTCCTTATCAAATAATTACCGAAACGGAAACTATTGACAAGGCTACTAAAGTAGTAACCATAAGCAAACAAGCGAGCATAACCTATGCCTACTTTTTTCCGGATGCGCTAAATGTAGATGCTAATGTGACTACTGAAACTAAAAAGCGTAATAATTATGAAACTACGGTTTTTAGCAGTAAGATGAAACTATCTGGTAATTATCCTACTCCTGATTTCAGCAAGGCAAAAATCCCGACTGAAAACATACTTTGGGATGAAGCACGAATAATTATGAACGCCGGTAGCCTAAAAAGTATAAAAGGTGCAGTAAACATTACATTTAACGGAAAGACATACGATTTTGAACCTGTTATTAAAGAATCTAACCAAAATGGTAATTCAACATCATGGTTGGAAACAAGCCCTGTAAATCTGGCCGGGCTAACAGGCAAGCCAACTTCTTACAAAATGGATATAAATTATGATGGCTCAGAAAAGATTAGCATTGTGCCAATTGGTAAAATTACAGAAGCAACAATAAAGTCTAACTGGGCTGACCCAAAATTTGATGGTAATTTTTTACCATATACCAAAACGATAACTGACGATAGCTTTGCTGCATCTTGGAAGGTATCGCACCTTAACCGTGCCTTTGTACAGCAGTATTTTGGTAGCTTGCCAGATTTGGGCCAATTTACATTTGATACAAATTTTATAATTTTAAACGATGAATATCAACAAAATGAACGTGCAGCAAAATATGGCTTCCTGGTTATAGGATTAACCTTCCTGGTTTTCTTCCTGATACAAATGATGAGCAAAATAAGCATACATATTTTTCAATACGGTATGGTAGGACTTGCTCTGATAATGTTTTACACGCTGCTTATTGCCATTACAGAGCACAGCAGCTTTACTCTTGCTTACCTGCTCTCAGGTTCAGCAGTTATAATAATGATAGGGCTATATTCTGTTTCCATCTTAAGAAATAAAAAGTTCCCCATCTTTATTACAACAGCATTAACCGCCTTGTATACTTTTATTTATGTAATTATTCAGCTCGAAGATTACGCTTTACTGGCAGGCAGCCTTGGCCTTTTTGCCATACTGGGTGCCGTGATGTATTTTTCACGTAAGATAGACTGGGAGAACACTGCATCAGCTAATCAATAA
- a CDS encoding helix-turn-helix and ligand-binding sensor domain-containing protein, protein MRCKTILAFLIVVTCCFVPGFAQVKSIGLPKIINYKKSDYNGGSQNWDIAQDKNGNLFFANTAGLLQFNGTSWNRYNIPNGTVRSLKIDKNDRIYVGGYDEFGFFEANSKGKLVYHSISKMATPNSKKIIDFVWKVHIVNDEVFFQTFFRTYVYKKGKLTILEPPNRFQFSFLSDGKLYFQDITGGILEYRNGILVSLPGTEVFNNTEIWGLLPFGNNRMLVVTMDKGLFVYDYNKVVPWECEANNFIQKNNALGGRILNGRYIVLNSVLDGVIICDISGRIVQHINDDKGLLNNTSLTSYIDVMGNLWLGLDNGISFVNINSPFTYLSTSFDLSSVYSSAIFQGSLYVATNQGVFNHAWQQPFKESTFKFIEGTTGQGWGLEVFDGEMFCLHNRGLFTINGGKATRWLDDKKGYLGLKRLPGRPDCLIASNYHGFAIIQKTAAGWQFKNQVQGFDVSDSKFVTDGRNVWLRKNKILYKLKLSNDLTRFTVTATYEALSKSVRSITSVQEINGKIYLQGQNRFFTYNQANDRFIEDKVMSAVFKSLPQIRYCFEDNKGNICYFYGESAMGMLMKETDGTYKNVQSPFSSVTGNLVYFFESVNTVDDRNIFIGLTEGLAHYDAKLQFGESLKPKAYIKSFSFAQDTLYTGNHNTIKDIAIPFKDNSVKFNFSSPTYDSPENLRFSYKLDGFDDTWSNWTTVPVKEYTNLHEGSYRMKVKVINSSGVESENASVSFIINPPFYRHWFAYLLYVVIIGLGIYLVRRRLRSKIRQNRYYETLEQRRLYLERETKIKQEQYELEKEIERLKSEQLKVKILTKDKELVNNSLQVVKKNKMLNGIINKLKDIDPEAMDDTTRQQFSKLNKTINKELNTDKSWNNLEKHIRNVHFDFLKRLKEKYPAITPREMDLATYLLMNMSTKEIADIMNISDGGVELARYRLRKKLDLPRKENLTGFLMNI, encoded by the coding sequence ATGAGGTGTAAAACCATACTCGCTTTTTTAATAGTTGTTACCTGTTGTTTTGTTCCTGGTTTTGCCCAGGTTAAAAGCATTGGATTGCCAAAAATTATTAATTATAAAAAATCTGATTATAATGGAGGGTCTCAAAACTGGGATATTGCCCAGGATAAAAACGGTAACCTGTTTTTTGCGAACACAGCAGGGCTTTTACAGTTTAATGGTACATCATGGAATCGCTATAACATTCCTAACGGTACTGTACGTTCTCTTAAAATTGATAAGAATGACCGTATATATGTAGGGGGGTATGATGAGTTTGGTTTTTTTGAAGCAAACTCTAAAGGAAAGTTGGTGTATCACTCTATCTCTAAGATGGCGACGCCAAATTCAAAAAAAATAATAGATTTTGTATGGAAGGTGCATATCGTTAATGATGAAGTTTTTTTTCAGACTTTTTTTAGAACCTATGTATATAAAAAAGGAAAGCTAACGATACTAGAGCCACCTAACCGCTTTCAGTTTTCATTCCTTTCTGATGGTAAACTTTATTTTCAGGATATTACGGGTGGTATACTTGAGTACAGGAATGGCATACTGGTGTCTTTGCCGGGTACAGAAGTGTTTAATAATACTGAGATATGGGGACTTTTGCCTTTTGGCAACAACAGGATGCTTGTTGTAACTATGGACAAAGGGCTATTTGTGTATGATTATAATAAAGTGGTACCATGGGAATGCGAGGCAAACAATTTTATACAAAAAAATAATGCTTTGGGCGGTCGTATCTTAAATGGAAGATACATTGTATTAAATTCGGTTTTAGATGGAGTCATCATTTGCGACATTTCCGGCAGGATTGTGCAGCACATTAACGATGATAAAGGCCTGCTTAATAACACATCTCTTACTTCTTATATAGATGTAATGGGCAATTTATGGCTCGGCTTAGATAATGGTATTTCTTTTGTAAACATCAATTCGCCTTTTACATATTTATCTACAAGTTTTGATCTTAGTTCTGTATATTCATCTGCCATATTTCAGGGAAGTTTATATGTAGCCACAAATCAGGGAGTATTTAATCATGCCTGGCAGCAGCCCTTTAAAGAAAGTACTTTTAAGTTTATAGAAGGTACTACAGGCCAGGGTTGGGGGCTTGAGGTTTTTGATGGCGAAATGTTTTGCCTTCACAACCGTGGGCTTTTTACGATCAATGGAGGCAAGGCCACACGATGGCTTGATGATAAAAAAGGTTATTTAGGGCTTAAAAGGTTACCTGGCCGGCCAGATTGCCTTATAGCCAGTAACTATCATGGTTTTGCAATTATCCAGAAAACCGCAGCAGGATGGCAGTTTAAAAATCAGGTGCAGGGCTTTGATGTGAGCGACAGCAAGTTTGTAACAGATGGCAGAAACGTGTGGCTCAGAAAAAATAAAATACTTTATAAACTAAAGCTGAGTAATGATCTTACACGTTTTACAGTAACTGCTACTTATGAGGCGCTGAGTAAAAGTGTGCGCAGTATAACAAGTGTACAGGAAATTAATGGCAAGATCTACTTGCAGGGACAAAACCGTTTTTTTACCTATAATCAGGCTAATGACAGGTTTATAGAGGATAAAGTCATGAGTGCTGTATTTAAGTCTTTACCACAAATACGGTATTGTTTTGAAGATAATAAAGGTAACATTTGTTACTTCTATGGAGAGTCGGCTATGGGGATGCTGATGAAGGAAACCGACGGGACCTATAAAAATGTACAATCGCCTTTTTCGTCGGTTACGGGTAATTTAGTTTATTTCTTTGAGTCGGTTAATACAGTAGATGACCGCAATATATTTATAGGCCTTACTGAGGGGCTTGCACACTACGATGCTAAGCTACAATTTGGAGAGTCTTTAAAGCCCAAGGCCTACATAAAAAGCTTTTCTTTTGCACAAGATACCTTATATACCGGTAACCATAATACTATTAAAGATATAGCCATTCCGTTTAAAGATAATAGTGTAAAGTTTAATTTCTCATCGCCTACATATGATAGCCCAGAGAATTTAAGGTTTAGCTATAAGCTTGACGGTTTTGATGATACCTGGAGCAACTGGACCACCGTGCCCGTTAAAGAATATACAAACCTGCATGAGGGGAGCTACCGTATGAAGGTTAAGGTAATAAACAGCAGTGGGGTAGAAAGTGAAAATGCCTCTGTATCATTCATTATAAATCCACCATTTTACAGGCACTGGTTTGCCTACTTATTATATGTTGTTATTATAGGGCTTGGAATTTATCTGGTGCGCAGGCGCCTACGTTCTAAAATTCGCCAAAACCGTTATTATGAAACCCTGGAGCAGCGCAGGCTGTACCTGGAACGTGAAACAAAAATAAAGCAGGAGCAGTATGAACTGGAGAAAGAGATTGAACGTTTAAAGAGCGAACAGCTTAAGGTGAAAATACTTACTAAAGATAAAGAGTTGGTTAATAACTCACTACAGGTAGTAAAGAAAAACAAGATGCTTAATGGTATTATAAATAAGCTTAAGGATATTGACCCGGAGGCTATGGATGATACTACCCGACAGCAGTTTAGCAAGCTCAACAAAACTATAAATAAAGAGCTTAATACCGATAAGAGCTGGAACAACCTGGAAAAACATATACGCAATGTGCATTTTGATTTCCTTAAGCGTCTTAAAGAAAAGTATCCGGCAATTACACCACGAGAAATGGATCTTGCAACTTACCTGCTTATGAATATGAGTACTAAAGAAATTGCAGACATTATGAATATTAGCGACGGTGGGGTAGAGCTTGCACGATACAGGCTGCGTAAAAAACTCGACCTGCCGAGAAAGGAAAACCTCACGGGATTTTTAATGAATATATAA
- a CDS encoding SusC/RagA family TonB-linked outer membrane protein, which produces MKLVKLRFFHVICLLCALNMWAQDSVIKGQITDETGLPVPGASIFVKGTQNGTSSDIDGNYQISAGPNATLVISFVGYASQEAIVGGRTSINVQLAPSSEVLEEVVVVGYGTQKKSVVTGAISSVKAKDLENMPLTTVGQSLQGRTSGVYVAQNAGQPGSGATIRVRGVTSFNNNDPLWVVDGVIVDNGGINFLNQSDIESMEVLKDAASQAIYGARAAAGVILITTKKGKSGKLSVNYNGFTGISGPARKIDLLNATQYATLRNEAYANGYNAQLPFQLPYPNAATLGKGTDWQDVIFNDGAKRTQHELSISGGNDKSTFYLSAGITDQEGIVMPSISNYTRKNLRLNSTHKLSKYITVGQNLGYSHEKTIGIGNTNNEFGGPLASAINLDPITPATLTPEQALLAPNKNEYAQQYAVRDGKGNYYGISPTVANEMSNPLAYAKVREGNHGWADNFVGNAYVEVAPIEGLKFRSTLGAKLSYWGSRSFSPYSYLNTNQDNQKQNSLYREMQKGFGWNIENTVSYTKNIDGHNFTVLGGQAAYVDNDSYGQGLTHYNLPVNNYNDASFNFSIPASDKVSWASDGIKHVVTSLFARVNYDYKERYLFTGVIRRDGSSRFGSNNKYGTFPSFSLGWALNKEEFWKENNTVSNLKIRGGYGVVGSDSFGDFKYLALVASGRNYTIGQGDYNVTVGYSPDAPSNPDLKWEETTQANIGFEASIFNDFSLEFDYYKKKTTDILQWVQLPGYVGANGTPFGNVADMQNTGIDVSLTYKKQLGDFNLSVNGNISTLKNKVTSVGEDRKFNSGEGFQSLGSITRYEVGSSWNEFYGYQTNGIFQNQADIDNYKSADGTVIQPGAQPGDFRWTDLNGDGKITDEDRKYLGSPLPKYTYGLTVNLAYKNFDLTLFGQGAGGNKIFQGLRRLDLGTANWQTAALNRWTGEGTSNSYPRISTSDNNKNFTNMSNFYLQKGDYFRIKIVQLGYSLPSDLIGKAGIAKTRVYVTGENLFTFTKYTGFDPEIGGNVSGIDRGYYPQARSFMLGVNLAF; this is translated from the coding sequence ATGAAATTAGTAAAATTACGATTTTTTCATGTAATTTGTCTGCTCTGTGCGCTTAACATGTGGGCGCAGGATTCTGTCATAAAAGGACAGATAACAGATGAGACCGGATTGCCGGTTCCGGGGGCCTCTATCTTTGTAAAAGGTACCCAAAATGGCACGTCGTCTGACATCGACGGTAACTACCAAATTTCGGCAGGCCCAAATGCCACTTTGGTAATAAGTTTTGTGGGATACGCATCTCAGGAAGCTATTGTTGGCGGCCGTACATCAATCAATGTACAGCTTGCCCCTTCTTCTGAAGTACTGGAAGAAGTTGTTGTTGTAGGTTACGGTACACAAAAGAAAAGTGTTGTTACCGGTGCCATTTCAAGTGTTAAAGCCAAAGACCTTGAAAACATGCCGCTTACAACTGTAGGCCAATCTTTACAAGGCCGCACATCTGGTGTGTATGTAGCTCAAAATGCCGGACAGCCGGGATCAGGTGCTACAATACGTGTTAGGGGTGTAACGTCTTTTAATAACAATGATCCACTTTGGGTTGTTGATGGTGTAATTGTAGACAATGGTGGTATTAATTTCCTGAATCAATCAGACATTGAGTCGATGGAAGTATTAAAAGACGCTGCTTCTCAGGCCATTTATGGTGCCAGGGCTGCGGCTGGTGTAATTTTGATTACTACTAAAAAAGGAAAGTCAGGAAAACTTAGCGTTAATTATAATGGCTTTACAGGTATTTCTGGTCCTGCAAGAAAAATTGACCTTTTAAATGCAACACAGTATGCCACATTGCGTAATGAAGCTTATGCTAATGGTTACAACGCTCAGTTGCCTTTCCAGCTACCTTATCCAAATGCTGCTACTTTAGGAAAAGGTACTGATTGGCAAGATGTAATTTTTAATGATGGCGCAAAAAGAACGCAGCACGAACTAAGTATAAGTGGTGGTAATGATAAATCTACATTTTATCTTTCTGCAGGTATTACAGACCAGGAGGGTATAGTAATGCCTTCTATTTCAAATTACACCCGTAAAAACTTACGCCTTAATTCAACCCACAAATTGAGCAAATACATTACTGTTGGCCAAAACCTGGGTTACTCTCACGAAAAAACTATAGGAATAGGTAATACAAACAATGAGTTTGGTGGGCCGCTTGCGTCTGCAATCAACCTTGACCCTATTACGCCTGCAACCCTTACTCCAGAGCAGGCTCTATTAGCACCTAATAAAAACGAATATGCTCAGCAGTATGCTGTAAGAGATGGCAAAGGTAATTATTATGGAATTTCTCCTACAGTTGCTAACGAAATGTCTAACCCTTTAGCTTATGCTAAGGTGCGCGAAGGCAATCATGGCTGGGCAGATAACTTTGTAGGAAATGCTTATGTAGAAGTAGCACCTATTGAAGGTCTTAAATTTAGGAGTACATTAGGGGCAAAACTTTCTTATTGGGGAAGCAGAAGTTTTTCACCTTACAGCTATTTAAACACAAATCAGGATAACCAAAAGCAAAACTCTTTATACCGAGAAATGCAAAAAGGATTTGGATGGAATATAGAAAACACTGTATCTTACACAAAAAACATTGACGGTCATAACTTTACAGTACTTGGTGGCCAGGCTGCTTATGTTGATAATGATTCTTACGGTCAGGGTTTAACACATTATAATCTTCCTGTAAACAATTATAACGATGCCTCATTTAACTTTAGCATTCCTGCGAGTGATAAAGTATCTTGGGCCAGCGATGGTATTAAACACGTTGTAACCTCTTTGTTTGCAAGGGTAAATTACGATTACAAAGAAAGATATCTATTTACAGGTGTTATACGTCGAGACGGTTCATCACGTTTTGGTTCTAACAACAAATACGGTACTTTCCCTTCATTCTCTCTTGGATGGGCATTAAATAAAGAAGAGTTTTGGAAAGAGAATAACACTGTAAGCAATCTTAAAATACGAGGTGGTTATGGCGTTGTAGGTAGTGATAGTTTTGGAGATTTTAAATATCTTGCACTTGTAGCCTCTGGTCGTAATTATACCATAGGTCAGGGAGATTACAATGTAACCGTGGGTTACAGCCCGGATGCACCAAGTAACCCAGATCTTAAATGGGAAGAAACTACACAGGCAAACATAGGTTTTGAAGCTAGTATCTTTAATGATTTCTCACTTGAATTTGACTATTATAAAAAGAAAACTACAGATATCCTACAATGGGTACAACTTCCTGGATATGTTGGTGCAAACGGAACTCCATTTGGTAACGTTGCCGATATGCAAAACACAGGTATAGACGTTTCTCTTACTTACAAAAAACAACTTGGTGATTTTAACCTTTCTGTAAATGGTAACATTTCTACACTAAAAAACAAAGTTACAAGTGTAGGTGAAGACAGGAAATTTAATAGTGGAGAAGGCTTCCAGTCTCTTGGCTCAATCACAAGGTATGAAGTTGGATCTTCGTGGAATGAATTTTATGGATACCAGACTAATGGTATTTTCCAAAACCAGGCTGATATAGATAATTACAAAAGTGCTGATGGTACAGTAATACAACCGGGGGCACAACCAGGTGATTTTAGATGGACAGACCTAAATGGTGATGGTAAAATTACAGATGAAGACAGAAAATATTTGGGCAGCCCGCTACCAAAATATACCTATGGCCTTACTGTAAATTTAGCTTACAAGAATTTTGACCTTACATTATTTGGTCAGGGTGCAGGAGGCAACAAAATATTCCAGGGTCTTCGCAGGCTTGACCTGGGTACTGCAAACTGGCAAACCGCAGCACTTAATCGTTGGACAGGAGAAGGAACATCTAACTCATATCCAAGGATTTCCACCAGTGACAACAACAAAAACTTCACAAATATGTCTAATTTCTATCTTCAGAAAGGCGACTATTTCAGGATAAAAATTGTTCAGTTAGGTTACTCTTTACCTTCAGATCTTATAGGCAAAGCAGGTATAGCAAAAACCAGAGTATACGTTACAGGCGAAAACCTATTCACCTTTACAAAATATACAGGTTTTGATCCTGAAATAGGTGGTAATGTATCTGGTATTGACCGCGGATACTATCCACAGGCAAGATCTTTTATGTTGGGTGTTAATTTAGCGTTTTAA